ATTTCCTCGCGCTGGCTTTTTCCGTCGTTTTGGCTCTTGGGTTTATGATGCATTGATCGCCATTGCGGTTTATATGGTCGCGGGTGCCATAGGCTTTGGACTTTTCGCCTTGGCTGCCAATATTGGTTTGGTGGATACGGCAGGATTTGATCATCTAATTGATGTTAAAGAGAGCTCTATCATTTACCGAATATTAGTGGATGGCTGGGGCATTGGCTGGGTCGCGTTTTTCTTCATTTATTTTTGGGCACGTAACGGCCAGACTATCGGTATGAAAGCATGGCGACTGCGAGTACAGAATTTAGACGGCAGTGTTATCGATAAAAAAACAGGCTTAAAGCGCTTGTTACCAACACTTTTGGGATTAGGGAATTTCTTAGTACTGTTTGATAGAAAGAATAAGCAGAGCCTGCAAGATAAACTTACCAATACCGAAGTTGTTGTTTTATCACTTGCTGCCAATGAGCCAAGACGTTAACCCAAAACTGAAGACAGAGTGTTAAAGGGCGAGTGCTGAAGAAAGACTATTGAAGATCGAATAACAACAAAAAGAGCAGCTAAATCGCTGCTCTTTTGATTTATCGATTTGGTTTATTGGTTTTAGTTTGTCGGTCTTGCTTTATGCCTTTCGCTTCATCAAGAACAGCGCGACACTGACAAACAAGATGCTCGGCATAACTGCCCCAATAATTGGCGGCAACTGATATACCAAGCTTAAACTACCAAACACTTGGTTGGTGATGTGAAACAACAAGCCAGTCAATACACCCATCATGATGCGCGCCCCCATCGACACTGAGCGCAGTGGGCCGAAGATAAACGACAAAGCAACCAAGAGCATGACCGCAACAGTTAATGGCTGAACCAATTTTCGCCAAAATGCTAACAAGTAACGACTTTGATCTTGCTCGTTTTGTGAAAGATATTCTAAGTAGCTAACCAAGCCTTGTACCGACAGCGACTCTGGTTTTACTGTTACCACACCGAGTTTTTCCGGCGTTAAGCTGGACTGCCACGCCAACGTTTCAAACGTTTCTTCAACTACCGCGCGATCGGTGACTTTTGTGTCTTTGACATTGCTAAGTTGCCAAGCACCGTCTGCAAAAGTTGCTGAATCTGCCGATAGCCAGCTCTCTAGCTTTAATGACTCATCAAAGCGATAGACTTGCACCTTGTTTAGCGTGCCTTGATCTTCTACTTCCGTAATATGAACAAAGTAATCGCCATCTTTCGCCCACACACCATTCTTCGCGGAAATTAGGCTACCACCCGAGATGGCTTGTGCTCTAAGTTCTCGTGCCGACGCTTCTCCTGCTGGCGCTAACCACTCACCTACCGCCATCGACACGATAATTAACAGCACCGCCGTTTTCATCGCCGATTTAACTATAGTAAGTTTTGACAAGCCTGCAGCTTGCATTACCACCAGCTCACTATTGCTGGCCAACATACCAATACCAATCAAGCCACCAATCAGCGCCGCCATCGGGAAGAATATTTCGATATCACGCGGCACCGCATATAAGACATAAAGCGCAGCATGCGCTAGCTCGTAGTTACCACGACCAACATCGCCCATTTGCTCAACAAACTTGATAATGCCACTGACACTGACAAACACCATAAGCGTGATAAATGTGGTTGAAGCAATAACACGGCCGATATAAGCATCTAAAATACGCATTATTGTTGCCTCCGCTCTAGCTCAGATTGAGCGGTTGATTTAACGTCGCTGGCTCTTCTATTTCTGGCTCGTTTGGGTAATCTAGCTTTTAAGCGCAAGCCACTAGTTCTACTTTGCATTAATAAACTCGCACCAAGCGCCAGAGCTATCAGGTGCACAGGCCAAAGCCCGACATAATAAGGTAGCGCGTTGCCTTCAACACCTGAGCGCATCGCCGTTAGTAACAAGAAGTAGGCGAGGAATAAAAGCAGTGCAGGTAACAATTTAGCGAATTTCCCTTGTCTTGGATTAACCACAGACAACGGCACTGCAACTAAGGTTAAAATAATACAAGCGAGTGGAAAGGCTAAACGCCACTGTATCGCGGCTTGTGCATCTTGCGAGTCATCTAACAGTAAGTCTTCGGTAGCAATCGCACTGATTTTTCGGCGTTTATGCTCAACTTTTTGATCTTGAATTTGAATGTAGTATTTGTCAAAAGCGACGGCGCGAAACTCGCCTGAATTAATATCGCTTTGATAACGTGTGCCATCTTCTAGTACCAAGCGCTGTGAGCCAGATTCTTCTTCAACAACGCGCCCTTTGTCTGCGTAAACTAGGCTGGAATTAATCACACTTTCAACGCCACCCGCTTCACTCGGTAGTTGGGCTACAAATACTTTGTTAAGCGAGCTGTCGGCTCTGTCTTTATCGTGGATAAACACCACCGCTTTATCGTTACCCGTTTTTTGAAAACGCCCCGCGACCATAGCACTGATGCCGGAATCGGCCGCCAGCCTTTCTTTTACTTGATATTCATATTCGGCCGCCATAGGCGCAAGGTACAGCGTAAATATCCCCGTAAATATCGCAGTGATTAAACTGAGTACGAGTGTGACTCGCACGACATACCATTCGCTGACTCCGCATGCATGCAATACCGTCATTTCACTGTCAGCATAGATGCGACCATAAGCGAGCAAAACGCCGAGGAATAAGCTCAATGGCAATAACATGCCCGCTAAATCAGGCATTTTCAGGCCAATAAACACCATAACCAGATGACCAGGAATCCCCCCTTCAGAGGCGTCATCAAGCACACGAACAAACTTCTGACTTATAAAAATGGTCATCAACACAAAGAAAACAGCAAGCTGCGCTTTAGCCACTTCCTTTAATAGATAACGAAATACAATCACTTAAACCTCAAATCGATAACCATGATTAAAAACTTAGTTTTTTTCTGACAATGGCGCAATTTTTAAGTAAAATTGCTATTTTTATACATAATTGAACGTACTTGCGCGTAGCAAACCCGTTGAATGTGGCTATAATTATAGCCCTTAGCCCTATCTAATTGATAGTAACCTAATAGGTTAATTAGATATTTTAGCTAGTTTATCTGTCGCTAAACGAGAGATCCAACGCTTTGTTTGGCTGATTTGTTGAGGTCAGAGACGGGTAAATACAAGTGAAATACAGTTTCGCACCAAAAAAGATAATTGCACGCAAGCAATCCAGTAGGAGAATTCATGGAATTTAGTGTAAAAAGTGGTAGCCCAGAAAAACAACGCAGCGCCTGTATTGTTGTTGGCGTTTTTGAACCTCGCCGTTTATCTGCTACTGCTGAACAACTAGACGAAATTAGTGAAGGTTACATTAGTAACTTACTGCGCCGCGGTGACTTAGAAGGTAAGTCAGGCCAAATGCTTTTACTTCATCACGTGCCAAACATTTTAAGTGAGCGCGTGCTACTTGTTGGTTGTGGTAAAGAGCGTGAATTAGACGAACGTCAATACCGTCAAATCATCAGTAAAACGATTAACACCTTAAATGAAACAGGCTCAATGGAAGCCGTATGTTTCTTATCTGAGTTGCATGTTAAGGGCCGTGATACCTACTGGAAAGTGCGCCAAGCCGTTGAAGCAACACAAGACTGCCTATACAGCTTTAACAGCTTAAAAACGCGTAAAGAAGAGCCTCGCCGCCCATTGCGTAAAATTGTTTTCAACGTACCAACGCGCCGTGAATTGCCAATTGGTGAACGAGCCATTACGCACGGTTTAGGTGTCGCTGAAGGTATCAATACCTGTAAAAACGTGGCTAACATGCCACCAAATATCTGTAACCCAGCTTACCTTGCCGAGCAAGCCAATATCTTAGCGAACGACTACGACAAAGTAACCACCGAAGTTGTTGGTGAGAAGCAAATGGAAGAACTGGGTATGGGCTCTTACCTTGCCGTTGGTCGCGGTTCGGCGAATGAATCTATGATGAGTATCATCAACTATCAAGGTGGTGATGAAGATCAAGCGCCCATTGTGCTGGTCGGCAAAGGTTTAACCTTTGATTCTGGTGGTATTTCAATTAAGCCAGGCGAAGCCATGGATGAAATGAAATACGACATGGGCGGCGCAGCTGGCGTGCTAGGTGCAATGCATTCACTAGCGGAATTAGACCTACCAATTAACGTCATTGGTGTATTGGCTGGTTGTGAAAATATGCCTGATGCCAATGCTTATCGCCCAGGTGATATTTTAACGACAATGTCAGGTCAAACAGTTGAAGTGTTAAACACTGATGCCGAAGGCCGCTTGGTGCTATGTGATGCATTAACTTACGTAGAACGCTTTGAACCAGAAGCGGTGATTGACGTGGCAACCTTAACTGGCGCTTGTGTCGTTGCCTTAGGTAAACATGCAACGGGCTTGATGAGTACGCATAACCCATTAGCACATGAACTACTTAATGCTTCTGATCAAAGCGGTGACCGCGCATGGCGTTTACCGTTATGGGATGACTACCATGAGCAGTTAGAAAGTCCATTTGCAGATTTCACTAACTTAGGTGGTCGTGCGGCAGGTGCCATTACTGCTGGTTGTTTCTTAGCTAAATTTACTAAGAAGTACCATTGGGCGCATTTAGATATAGCCGGTACAGCATGGCGCAGCGGCGGTAAAGACAAAGGTTCAACAGGTCGCCCGGTTAGCATGCTAACCCAGTTTTTACTCAACAAAAGTGGTGCCGAGCAAGGCGAATAATACGCCAGCTCTAACACAGAATAAAACGTTAGGTTGACTCGCGAATGCAAACCCAAGCAGTTTTTCATTTGATGCCTGATGGCAGCAGCGAACAAGCAAGACTACATTATGCCTGTAGCTTGGCTGCCAACTACTTTCGTCAACAGCAAAAGGTGTATATTTTCACCGAAGATCAGCAGTTGGCCCATCATGTTGATGAACTACTTTGGTCATTCGAGCCTGACAGTTTCGTACCACACAACCTAGTGGGCGAAGGCCCTAAGCAGGGGGCGCCAGTTGAAATCGGCTGGCAACCACCACGCGGCAGACGCGCAGTGCTAATTAATTTAGCACAAAACATGCCTGTGTTTGCCAACCAATTTTCACATGTAATGGACTTTGTACCAGCACCCGAGCAAGAAAAACAACTTGCCCGCGAGCGCTTTAAGGCTTGCCGCCAGTTAGGCTTTCAAGTCGACACGCACGCCGTATCGAATTAGGCCAAGCGAGTTAAACATAGCAGCTAGCTTTAGCAAACTAACACAGTACAAATGCCAAACATATTACGAACACAACTTACGCAGACAGACTTTAAAGATGGAAAAAACATTTAATCCTTCTGATATCGAACAGCAGCTTTACCAAAGCTGGGAAGAAAAAGGCTACTTTAGCCCTACAGGTGAAGGCGATGGCTACTCAATTGCTATTCCACCACCAAACGTTACTGGTAGCTTGCATATGGGTCATGCCTTCCAACAAACCATTATGGATACCTTAATCCGTTTCCAACGTATGCAAGGCAAAAAGACCTTATGGCAGTCAGGTACTGACCATGCTGGTATTGCTACGCAAATGGTGGTTGAGCGTAAAATTGGCGCGGAAGAAGACAAAACTCGTCACGATTACGGCCGTGATGCCTTTATCGATAAAATCTGGGAATGGAAAGCAGAGTCTGGTGGCAACATCAGTCAGCAAATGCGCCGCCTAGGCAACTCAATTGACTGGCAACGTGAACGCTTCACCATGGATGATGGCTTATCACATGCCGTGCAAGAAGTGTTTGTTCGCTTATATCAAGACGATTTAATTTATCGTGGTAAGCGCCTCGTTAACTGGGACCCTAAACTTCACACCGCTATTTCTGATCTTGAAGTTGAAAACAAAGACAAAAAAGGCCACATGTGGCACTTGCGTTACCCGCTTGCTGATGGTGCAAAAACCAGTGAAGGCCAAGATCACTTAGTAGTCGCCACTACTCGCCCAGAAACTATGTTAGGTGACACAGGTGTTGCGGTTAACCCAGAAGACCCACGTTACAAAGACTTAATTGGCAAATTCGTTGAGTTGCCGTTAGTTGGCCGTCGCATTCCAATTGTTGGCGACGAGCACGCGGATATGGAAAAAGGCACAGGTTGTGTGAAAATCACACCAGCGCACGACTTTAACGATAACGAAGTCGGTAAGCGTTGTGGCCTAGCCATGATCAATATCTTTGATAAAGATGCAGCAGTACTCGCCCAAGCTGAAGTTTACGACACCAACGGTGAGCCTTCTGACGCATTTGATACTGCCCTACCAGCTGAATTTGCTGGCCTTGACCGTTTTGAAGCGCGTAAAGCCATTATTGCTAAGTTCGACGAACTTGGCTTGCTAGACAGCATTAAAGATCACGACTTAGTTGCACCGTACGGTGATCGTTCAGGTGTGATTATCGAGCCACTATTAACTGACCAATGGTATGTACGCGTTGCACCACTAGCAAAACCGGCGATTGAAGCCGTTGAAAACGGTGACATTGAATTCGTTCCTAAGCAATACGAAAACATGTACTTTGCTTGGATGCGCGACATTCAAGACTGGTGTATTTCACGTCAGTTATGGTGGGGTCATCGA
The nucleotide sequence above comes from Thalassotalea euphylliae. Encoded proteins:
- a CDS encoding RDD family protein, which encodes MAKQETAKQETAKQEDTTFVRYTEFPRAGFFRRFGSWVYDALIAIAVYMVAGAIGFGLFALAANIGLVDTAGFDHLIDVKESSIIYRILVDGWGIGWVAFFFIYFWARNGQTIGMKAWRLRVQNLDGSVIDKKTGLKRLLPTLLGLGNFLVLFDRKNKQSLQDKLTNTEVVVLSLAANEPRR
- a CDS encoding DNA polymerase III subunit chi is translated as MQTQAVFHLMPDGSSEQARLHYACSLAANYFRQQQKVYIFTEDQQLAHHVDELLWSFEPDSFVPHNLVGEGPKQGAPVEIGWQPPRGRRAVLINLAQNMPVFANQFSHVMDFVPAPEQEKQLARERFKACRQLGFQVDTHAVSN
- the lptG gene encoding LPS export ABC transporter permease LptG, encoding MRILDAYIGRVIASTTFITLMVFVSVSGIIKFVEQMGDVGRGNYELAHAALYVLYAVPRDIEIFFPMAALIGGLIGIGMLASNSELVVMQAAGLSKLTIVKSAMKTAVLLIIVSMAVGEWLAPAGEASARELRAQAISGGSLISAKNGVWAKDGDYFVHITEVEDQGTLNKVQVYRFDESLKLESWLSADSATFADGAWQLSNVKDTKVTDRAVVEETFETLAWQSSLTPEKLGVVTVKPESLSVQGLVSYLEYLSQNEQDQSRYLLAFWRKLVQPLTVAVMLLVALSFIFGPLRSVSMGARIMMGVLTGLLFHITNQVFGSLSLVYQLPPIIGAVMPSILFVSVALFLMKRKA
- the lptF gene encoding LPS export ABC transporter permease LptF, translating into MIVFRYLLKEVAKAQLAVFFVLMTIFISQKFVRVLDDASEGGIPGHLVMVFIGLKMPDLAGMLLPLSLFLGVLLAYGRIYADSEMTVLHACGVSEWYVVRVTLVLSLITAIFTGIFTLYLAPMAAEYEYQVKERLAADSGISAMVAGRFQKTGNDKAVVFIHDKDRADSSLNKVFVAQLPSEAGGVESVINSSLVYADKGRVVEEESGSQRLVLEDGTRYQSDINSGEFRAVAFDKYYIQIQDQKVEHKRRKISAIATEDLLLDDSQDAQAAIQWRLAFPLACIILTLVAVPLSVVNPRQGKFAKLLPALLLFLAYFLLLTAMRSGVEGNALPYYVGLWPVHLIALALGASLLMQSRTSGLRLKARLPKRARNRRASDVKSTAQSELERRQQ
- the pepA gene encoding leucyl aminopeptidase gives rise to the protein MEFSVKSGSPEKQRSACIVVGVFEPRRLSATAEQLDEISEGYISNLLRRGDLEGKSGQMLLLHHVPNILSERVLLVGCGKERELDERQYRQIISKTINTLNETGSMEAVCFLSELHVKGRDTYWKVRQAVEATQDCLYSFNSLKTRKEEPRRPLRKIVFNVPTRRELPIGERAITHGLGVAEGINTCKNVANMPPNICNPAYLAEQANILANDYDKVTTEVVGEKQMEELGMGSYLAVGRGSANESMMSIINYQGGDEDQAPIVLVGKGLTFDSGGISIKPGEAMDEMKYDMGGAAGVLGAMHSLAELDLPINVIGVLAGCENMPDANAYRPGDILTTMSGQTVEVLNTDAEGRLVLCDALTYVERFEPEAVIDVATLTGACVVALGKHATGLMSTHNPLAHELLNASDQSGDRAWRLPLWDDYHEQLESPFADFTNLGGRAAGAITAGCFLAKFTKKYHWAHLDIAGTAWRSGGKDKGSTGRPVSMLTQFLLNKSGAEQGE